Proteins from one Thermococcus sp. M36 genomic window:
- a CDS encoding DUF3216 domain-containing protein: protein MPSDVPEIWEVRKLLEELNEKALIARLDSFVRLNEGLETKKGEDFIKVSILGFLEGILVSLRRKYPENSEVRGLLEMVSARRQELDELFRKPAMQNLRVE, encoded by the coding sequence ATGCCGAGTGATGTCCCTGAGATTTGGGAGGTTAGGAAGTTGCTCGAAGAGCTGAACGAAAAAGCGCTCATAGCAAGGCTTGACTCATTTGTGAGGCTCAACGAGGGGTTGGAAACCAAGAAAGGTGAGGATTTCATAAAGGTCTCCATCCTGGGCTTCCTTGAGGGAATACTGGTGAGCCTGAGAAGAAAGTACCCAGAAAACAGCGAGGTCAGAGGGCTCTTGGAGATGGTGAGCGCGAGGAGGCAGGAGCTGGACGAGCTGTTCCGGAAGCCCGCGATGCAGAACCTCAGGGTTGAGTGA
- a CDS encoding M20/M25/M40 family metallo-hydrolase, whose product MKTERAKEILLQLLKIPSPSGQEDRIMLHIMEFLHRLNYDVHIESDGEIIDLVVNPEADLFYEVHVDTIPVRVRPFVRGNIIYGTGASDIKGGAAAILLMLESLKKENRDLNVGIVFVSDEEHGGRGSALFMERYKPKMAVVLEPTDLEVHIAHAGNIEAYFEVDGKEAHGACPESGVNAIEETYKMLEEMKNLEPFKRKGKYFDPHIGIQELLCENPVYLIPALCKGRLEARLLPDQEVEDILDLLDPIFDEYTLKYEYTEIWDGYELEPDEEIVQLAKKAMEVTDIDEFGGMRSWTDAINFMYNGTRTIVFGPGNLDISHTKNEHIDVRDVVTASEFLKALNEIYGRGG is encoded by the coding sequence ATGAAGACCGAACGCGCGAAGGAGATACTCCTTCAGCTCTTGAAGATACCCTCCCCCTCTGGACAGGAAGACAGGATAATGCTCCACATCATGGAGTTCCTTCACAGGCTCAACTATGACGTCCACATCGAGAGCGACGGTGAGATAATAGATCTGGTTGTGAACCCTGAGGCAGACCTCTTCTACGAAGTGCACGTCGATACGATACCCGTCCGTGTGAGGCCCTTCGTGAGGGGCAACATAATATACGGAACCGGTGCGAGCGACATCAAAGGCGGCGCCGCTGCCATACTCCTCATGCTTGAGAGCCTCAAAAAGGAAAACAGGGATCTCAACGTTGGAATAGTCTTCGTCAGCGACGAGGAACACGGTGGAAGGGGAAGCGCCCTCTTCATGGAGCGCTACAAGCCCAAGATGGCCGTTGTCCTTGAGCCCACGGATTTGGAGGTGCACATCGCCCACGCCGGCAACATCGAGGCCTACTTTGAGGTAGATGGCAAAGAGGCCCACGGAGCGTGCCCTGAGAGCGGTGTCAACGCCATCGAGGAGACCTACAAGATGCTCGAGGAGATGAAGAACCTAGAACCCTTCAAGAGGAAGGGCAAGTACTTCGACCCTCACATCGGAATCCAGGAGCTCCTCTGCGAGAACCCGGTCTATCTAATCCCCGCTCTCTGCAAGGGGAGGCTTGAGGCGAGGCTTTTGCCCGACCAGGAAGTTGAGGACATACTCGACCTGCTCGACCCGATATTCGACGAGTACACCCTGAAGTACGAGTACACGGAGATATGGGACGGCTACGAGCTCGAACCGGACGAGGAGATAGTCCAGCTGGCGAAGAAGGCGATGGAAGTTACCGACATAGATGAGTTCGGTGGCATGAGAAGCTGGACCGATGCCATAAACTTCATGTACAACGGGACGAGAACCATAGTCTTCGGGCCGGGCAACCTCGACATATCGCACACGAAGAACGAGCACATCGACGTGAGGGACGTTGTAACTGCCAGCGAGTTTTTGAAGGCACTAAACGAGATTTACGGGAGGGGTGGATGA
- a CDS encoding exonuclease SbcCD subunit D, which yields MRFAHISDVHLGREQFNQPFRYDDYVRVFREAIEKAVKERVDFILIAGDLFHVSRPSPKTIRDAVEILEIPKRKDIPVFAIEGNHDKTIRETSVFDLLEHLGLIHTVGLKREPRENEFQRSKKLSENRYLVWGQVGDVEIHGLRHHTRWQLIRNDGAVNVLKALFKGKKGILMLHQAVDYLAKDTPYQDAFDLKLNELPDGFSYYALGHIHVRRIAETAQTGLSGPIVYPGSLERTEIREASHIIRYSTRDKKPKVMESREGPKGFYIVEDFQPEFVEVDARPFYSIRVEGEGKAELREKVEETASLVPRDAIAVITLEGTVKGGISLAEFNDLLKDSGIRYYTFRSRVVGEAVISKERLSEEELFTEWERELLLHLRVSPKEFSEGLSDFVSWLVERYEKGIPAKAPVTKKGAEPEGQAKEGTAKAETGEKPAKARKPAKTKEPTKTGKETGKAPKKPKPISKPKNPSSLDAWLRRGKP from the coding sequence ATGAGGTTCGCGCACATCTCCGACGTCCACTTGGGAAGGGAGCAGTTCAACCAGCCCTTCCGCTACGACGACTACGTCAGAGTTTTCCGCGAAGCCATCGAGAAGGCCGTGAAGGAGAGGGTGGATTTCATACTCATCGCGGGCGACCTCTTCCACGTGAGCAGGCCCTCACCAAAGACGATACGCGATGCCGTTGAGATACTCGAAATCCCGAAGAGGAAGGACATTCCGGTCTTCGCAATAGAGGGCAACCACGACAAGACGATAAGGGAAACTTCCGTCTTCGACCTCCTGGAACACTTGGGCCTCATCCACACCGTCGGGCTCAAGAGGGAGCCGAGGGAGAACGAGTTTCAGAGGAGCAAAAAGCTCTCGGAAAACCGCTACCTCGTCTGGGGGCAGGTCGGGGACGTTGAAATTCACGGACTGAGGCACCACACGCGCTGGCAGCTCATAAGGAACGATGGGGCCGTAAACGTCCTCAAGGCGCTCTTCAAGGGAAAGAAGGGCATCCTGATGCTCCACCAGGCGGTGGACTACCTCGCGAAGGACACGCCCTACCAGGACGCCTTCGACCTGAAGCTCAACGAGCTGCCGGACGGATTCTCTTACTATGCCCTTGGTCACATCCACGTGCGCAGAATAGCAGAGACGGCCCAGACGGGGCTGAGCGGGCCGATCGTTTATCCAGGCTCGCTGGAGAGAACCGAGATAAGAGAGGCGAGCCACATAATCCGATACTCCACCAGGGACAAGAAGCCCAAGGTGATGGAAAGCCGCGAGGGACCGAAGGGGTTCTACATAGTCGAGGACTTTCAGCCGGAGTTCGTAGAAGTCGATGCGAGGCCCTTCTACTCAATACGCGTTGAGGGAGAGGGCAAGGCAGAACTCAGGGAAAAGGTTGAGGAGACTGCTTCCCTCGTCCCGAGGGACGCGATAGCGGTTATAACGCTCGAAGGAACCGTCAAGGGAGGAATAAGCTTGGCCGAGTTCAACGACCTCCTCAAGGACTCCGGAATAAGGTACTACACCTTCCGGAGCAGGGTCGTTGGTGAGGCTGTTATCTCGAAGGAGAGGCTGAGCGAGGAGGAGCTGTTCACAGAGTGGGAAAGGGAGCTTCTCCTGCACCTCAGGGTTTCTCCCAAGGAGTTCTCCGAGGGACTCTCAGATTTCGTCTCCTGGCTGGTTGAGAGGTACGAGAAGGGAATCCCGGCCAAAGCCCCAGTCACGAAAAAGGGGGCTGAACCGGAGGGACAGGCCAAGGAAGGAACCGCAAAAGCTGAAACTGGAGAAAAACCGGCGAAAGCCAGGAAACCAGCAAAAACAAAGGAACCCACAAAAACCGGGAAGGAAACTGGGAAAGCTCCCAAAAAGCCCAAGCCCATTTCTAAACCCAAAAACCCATCGAGCCTCGACGCGTGGCTCAGGAGGGGTAAGCCGTGA
- a CDS encoding YchF/TatD family DNA exonuclease: protein MIDAHAHIEMFKKDAPKIAEESRKRLRAVVDSITEYRKFHVWKSWELLKPHFGFIFPTLGYAPNEARRGNWEKVGKVEAFIHKHADEIVALGEIGLDFHYAKTDAERKNQREIFLHFLDMAVDLGLPVVLHARDAEREVFEAVQKAGVRAYFHSYSGPRDLALEIAESGHIIGINTGIDFIPAVREIAEVLPLESIVVETDTPYMSPYKGEKNYPWNVEYAVKRVAELKGADFEEVEKVTERNVIDFFGLKL from the coding sequence TTGATTGATGCTCACGCCCACATTGAGATGTTCAAGAAGGACGCGCCGAAGATCGCTGAAGAGAGCAGAAAACGCCTCAGGGCGGTCGTTGATTCTATCACAGAGTACCGTAAGTTCCACGTCTGGAAGAGCTGGGAGCTCTTGAAGCCCCACTTCGGGTTCATCTTCCCGACGCTCGGCTACGCGCCCAACGAGGCCAGGAGGGGCAACTGGGAGAAGGTGGGAAAGGTGGAGGCCTTCATCCACAAGCACGCGGATGAAATAGTCGCTCTCGGGGAAATAGGCCTCGACTTCCACTACGCCAAAACAGATGCTGAGAGGAAGAACCAGAGGGAGATATTCCTCCACTTCTTAGACATGGCCGTCGACCTCGGCCTTCCGGTGGTTCTCCATGCCCGTGATGCAGAGCGGGAGGTTTTCGAAGCGGTACAGAAAGCCGGAGTTAGGGCCTACTTCCACTCCTACAGCGGGCCAAGAGACCTCGCACTGGAGATAGCGGAGAGTGGCCACATAATCGGCATAAACACGGGGATCGATTTCATACCCGCTGTTAGAGAGATAGCGGAAGTCCTGCCCCTGGAAAGCATCGTCGTCGAGACGGACACACCTTATATGAGCCCTTACAAGGGGGAGAAGAACTACCCCTGGAACGTGGAGTACGCGGTGAAGAGAGTGGCGGAGCTTAAAGGGGCAGACTTTGAGGAAGTTGAGAAGGTAACCGAGAGAAATGTGATAGATTTCTTTGGGCTGAAGCTTTAG
- a CDS encoding DUF504 domain-containing protein — protein MRKGSVKEVLAKIKYDPRENEAEYYIVIEHRGAYGDIKKIPVEMIELGHGYFFVGEAQIPYHRILKVLRKDGKVIWETRKDRRGEVD, from the coding sequence ATGCGGAAGGGCTCGGTGAAGGAAGTTCTGGCGAAGATAAAGTACGATCCTCGCGAAAACGAGGCGGAATACTACATAGTCATCGAGCACCGCGGGGCCTACGGGGACATTAAGAAGATTCCCGTGGAGATGATCGAGCTCGGGCACGGATACTTCTTCGTCGGAGAGGCCCAGATACCCTATCATCGTATCCTAAAAGTTCTCAGGAAGGATGGAAAGGTTATCTGGGAGACGAGAAAAGACAGGAGGGGAGAGGTTGATTGA
- a CDS encoding MBL fold metallo-hydrolase has translation MRISPIEEFPRDLMPVEIPPHTVMLRGLGWDSNVYLVRDGGEALIIDTGTGVNWHAYAQIWEREGYLTGIRRAVIFNTHEHFDHVGGNSVLKNRLEEKGIEVLFAAHETTAKTLEKGDNYVILAYSYGRKFEPQKVDIRLKDGDELRIGSLRLELIHTPGHTAGSSCLYLDDGETRIMFTGDTVFRGTIGRTDLPTGDGWKLQESLERLLEFDVDFGLPGHGRYIEDWRGNIEEILGWL, from the coding sequence GTGAGGATAAGCCCGATAGAGGAGTTTCCAAGAGACCTGATGCCTGTGGAGATACCGCCGCACACGGTCATGCTCCGCGGACTCGGGTGGGACTCCAATGTTTACCTAGTGAGAGATGGTGGCGAGGCGCTGATAATAGACACCGGCACGGGTGTCAACTGGCACGCCTACGCCCAAATCTGGGAAAGGGAGGGCTACCTCACGGGAATAAGAAGGGCAGTAATCTTCAACACCCACGAACACTTCGACCACGTTGGGGGAAACTCCGTCCTGAAGAACCGGCTGGAGGAGAAAGGGATAGAGGTGCTCTTCGCGGCCCACGAGACCACAGCGAAAACCCTGGAGAAAGGGGACAATTACGTTATCCTAGCTTACTCCTACGGGAGGAAGTTCGAGCCGCAGAAGGTCGATATCCGCCTTAAAGATGGAGATGAGCTCAGAATAGGCTCCCTCAGGCTGGAGCTGATCCACACGCCCGGCCACACCGCAGGAAGCTCGTGCCTCTACCTCGACGATGGAGAGACTAGAATAATGTTTACCGGAGACACCGTGTTCAGGGGAACCATCGGCAGAACCGACCTTCCCACAGGGGACGGATGGAAACTTCAGGAAAGCCTTGAGAGGCTTTTAGAGTTTGACGTCGACTTCGGACTGCCTGGACACGGCAGGTACATAGAGGACTGGAGGGGGAACATTGAGGAAATACTGGGGTGGCTCTGA
- a CDS encoding dihydropteroate synthase-like protein, translating into MRKPKRILLVTGRLAEPLVRKYGKGCNVFVTPVSVAAFLTPEMIADYLKKAGIKSDDYDLILIPGLVRGSAQLIEDELGIPAFKGPRNAMDLPQTLKALREGFKPSKEVPADDLFSVDALKRVEDIRNKAKNRRYIEKALKKPWNVLIGGLPAGRDFPTRILGEVVDAPKLGIEKVIEKALYYLHEGADIVDIGMIAGETNLDFIGGIPEIHERLKEAGFEVPISFDSLNTAEIEKALDYADLFLSIDEGNLEELVTEKPVVLIPTNQREGFFPTRPAERVEFLERLKERAIDLGYRTVIPDLILEHVPHLARSITAFQLYRERNPNDIVLAGVGNVVELYDADSVGINALLAGIAKELSINLLLTTEVSAKARGSVRELRRAIDMNLFDIPKDLGFDLLLLKEKRTADWRFEPAGEVVKARARPVQLEPVYFRIWVEHGKIWVNAHRGTEALLTIVGDEPNAIIDTILEHFEISPRHAFYLGRELERAKTALKLRRSYVQEVGLFGEFYRDAHKL; encoded by the coding sequence ATGCGGAAACCCAAGCGAATACTCCTCGTCACTGGAAGGCTTGCAGAGCCCCTCGTCAGGAAGTACGGGAAGGGCTGTAATGTCTTCGTTACACCGGTGAGCGTTGCCGCCTTCCTGACGCCCGAGATGATAGCGGACTACTTAAAAAAGGCGGGCATAAAGAGCGATGACTACGACCTGATTCTCATTCCGGGCCTCGTCCGCGGCTCCGCCCAGCTCATCGAGGACGAGCTGGGAATCCCTGCCTTCAAAGGGCCGAGAAACGCGATGGATCTCCCCCAGACGCTTAAAGCCCTTCGTGAAGGGTTCAAGCCCAGCAAGGAAGTCCCCGCCGATGATCTCTTCTCGGTCGATGCCCTAAAGCGCGTCGAGGACATCAGAAATAAGGCCAAAAACAGGCGCTACATCGAAAAAGCCCTCAAGAAGCCATGGAATGTTCTCATAGGTGGCCTTCCGGCAGGCAGGGACTTTCCTACCCGGATTCTGGGGGAAGTGGTTGACGCTCCAAAGCTTGGGATTGAAAAGGTCATCGAAAAGGCCCTCTACTACCTCCACGAGGGTGCTGACATCGTAGACATCGGCATGATCGCCGGGGAGACCAACCTCGACTTCATCGGGGGAATCCCCGAGATCCACGAGAGGCTGAAAGAGGCCGGCTTTGAAGTCCCGATAAGCTTCGACTCGCTCAACACTGCTGAAATCGAGAAGGCGCTTGACTACGCCGACCTCTTCCTCAGCATTGACGAGGGGAACCTTGAGGAGCTCGTAACGGAGAAGCCTGTCGTTTTAATCCCCACGAACCAGCGGGAGGGCTTCTTTCCCACCAGACCTGCTGAGCGTGTTGAATTTCTTGAGAGGCTGAAGGAGAGAGCCATCGACCTCGGATACAGAACGGTAATCCCCGACCTGATTTTGGAGCACGTACCCCATCTGGCGCGCTCCATCACCGCCTTCCAGCTCTACCGCGAGAGAAACCCCAATGATATTGTCCTGGCGGGTGTTGGAAACGTCGTTGAGCTCTACGACGCCGACAGCGTGGGAATAAACGCCCTTTTAGCTGGAATCGCCAAGGAACTCTCCATAAACCTCCTTCTCACGACCGAGGTCAGTGCCAAAGCCAGGGGCTCTGTCCGGGAGCTCAGGCGGGCGATCGACATGAATCTCTTTGATATCCCCAAAGACCTCGGCTTCGACCTGCTCCTTTTGAAGGAAAAAAGAACCGCGGACTGGCGGTTTGAACCCGCTGGGGAAGTCGTCAAGGCAAGGGCAAGGCCGGTTCAGCTTGAGCCTGTCTATTTCCGGATTTGGGTCGAGCACGGGAAAATCTGGGTGAACGCTCACCGCGGAACGGAGGCCCTCTTAACCATCGTTGGTGACGAGCCGAACGCGATAATCGACACGATTCTGGAGCACTTTGAAATAAGCCCAAGGCACGCATTCTACCTCGGACGGGAGCTGGAGAGGGCTAAAACGGCGCTGAAGCTCAGGAGGAGCTACGTCCAGGAGGTCGGGCTGTTTGGGGAGTTTTACAGAGACGCCCACAAACTTTAA
- the dapA gene encoding 4-hydroxy-tetrahydrodipicolinate synthase, which produces MLSGVFVPHVTPFDGKENVNEPVLRELVHYFIGAGLNGLVSLGSNGEFPYLSFEEKLKVVEIVREEVKSRVPVIAGATENSTRETLRLGRALLDIGADALLIGPPYYFKPSSEELFAHYSTLADKLDGKILIYNVPKFTGINVPLDAIERLAGEHSNIIGIKDSSANMGRITELVRRMGNKFTILAGTADVMYPSWVIGAHGTVVAVANVAPELCAELYRAFKEGDHRKARELQLKINLVNEVVVKKYNQISAIKAAMGMRGLKVGKPRFPSLPLGEDALGDIKEALKTAGVL; this is translated from the coding sequence ATGCTCAGCGGAGTATTCGTCCCCCACGTCACACCCTTTGATGGAAAAGAGAATGTAAACGAGCCGGTTCTCAGGGAGCTGGTTCACTATTTCATCGGCGCCGGCCTCAACGGTCTCGTTTCCCTCGGCAGCAATGGGGAGTTCCCCTATCTGAGCTTCGAGGAGAAGCTTAAGGTCGTTGAGATTGTCCGGGAGGAGGTAAAATCCCGCGTTCCGGTAATAGCCGGTGCCACCGAGAACTCGACCAGAGAAACGCTGAGGCTTGGGAGGGCCCTCCTCGACATCGGTGCCGATGCCCTCTTAATTGGTCCTCCCTACTACTTCAAGCCGTCTTCGGAGGAGCTCTTCGCCCACTACTCAACGCTCGCCGACAAGCTCGACGGCAAAATCCTCATATACAACGTCCCCAAGTTCACCGGGATTAACGTTCCACTGGACGCTATCGAAAGACTTGCCGGGGAGCACTCGAACATAATCGGCATTAAGGACTCAAGTGCGAACATGGGGAGGATAACCGAGCTTGTGAGGCGCATGGGCAATAAATTCACTATCCTCGCAGGAACTGCCGACGTTATGTACCCCTCGTGGGTCATTGGGGCGCACGGGACAGTTGTAGCCGTTGCTAACGTCGCCCCTGAACTCTGCGCCGAACTCTACAGGGCATTTAAAGAGGGAGACCACCGGAAGGCGAGGGAGCTCCAGCTCAAGATAAACCTCGTCAACGAGGTCGTCGTGAAGAAATACAACCAGATAAGCGCGATAAAGGCCGCGATGGGAATGAGAGGCCTGAAAGTCGGGAAGCCCAGGTTTCCATCCCTGCCGCTCGGTGAAGACGCGCTTGGGGACATAAAGGAAGCCCTGAAGACCGCTGGAGTGCTTTAA
- a CDS encoding ATP-binding protein: MEDAVGIVFGESTTDHFTFIVNPRNELPRFGEFLIARNRDGDEVLALLKSIRNINWLMDAGRGSYDYVEKTVNVFSKGVLDKSEAILATAKVLGVLRKHDGEFLTKPAPNRVPIKPGEKVYLARDEDLARIFSDGHIRLGRLIARSDIEVKLDANRLVSRHFAVLAVTGAGKSNTIAVLTKELVSNVNATVVLLDPHGEYQRLGWPGARVNPIKATIDPGRIRLSEFATLLGIAENASLQRRFLGLVYRTVREEMRRKGQVVGGMQFIHEMEDKIEEWIRVYENTDDKIIHYYDEKGIETPRKIQARDLEALIRLKDYLSELRANFGEFISPVNVLSEIRPGMVNVIDLSGMEEDQMITLASFVLRGILKNRIDYVKGVRTGDKALVREVSERYPALTRPVLVIVEEAHIFAPRGEKNPATLWLGKIAREGRKFGVGLGIVSQRPKKLDDDILSQTNTKIILKLVEPNDQRYVQQASEQISEDLLSDIASLGVGEAVIVGYAITIPAMVKIYSFEKDMKGHYGGGDIDIVAEWLGGRDEEEEVTEEEAINALPL; encoded by the coding sequence ATGGAGGACGCAGTTGGAATCGTGTTCGGTGAATCAACCACCGACCACTTCACTTTCATAGTAAATCCGAGGAATGAACTTCCCCGCTTCGGGGAGTTCCTCATCGCTAGGAACAGGGACGGCGACGAGGTTCTTGCCCTTCTGAAGTCGATTAGAAACATAAACTGGCTCATGGACGCCGGCAGGGGGAGCTACGACTACGTTGAGAAGACCGTGAACGTTTTCTCGAAGGGAGTTCTGGACAAGAGCGAGGCGATCCTGGCGACCGCGAAAGTCCTCGGCGTGCTGAGGAAGCACGACGGCGAGTTTCTGACGAAGCCCGCCCCGAACCGCGTCCCGATAAAACCGGGAGAGAAGGTCTACCTGGCGAGGGATGAAGACTTGGCGAGAATCTTCTCCGATGGACACATACGGCTCGGAAGGCTTATAGCGAGGAGCGATATAGAGGTCAAGCTCGACGCCAACAGACTAGTTTCAAGGCATTTCGCAGTTTTAGCTGTCACTGGTGCCGGAAAGTCCAACACGATAGCTGTTCTCACGAAGGAGCTGGTGAGCAACGTCAACGCGACGGTTGTCCTCCTCGACCCCCACGGCGAATATCAGAGGCTGGGCTGGCCCGGCGCACGCGTGAACCCGATAAAGGCCACAATTGACCCCGGAAGGATAAGGCTCAGTGAGTTCGCCACACTGCTCGGTATAGCGGAGAACGCCAGTTTACAGAGGCGCTTTCTGGGGCTGGTTTACAGGACGGTTAGGGAGGAGATGAGAAGGAAGGGCCAGGTCGTCGGCGGAATGCAGTTCATCCACGAGATGGAGGACAAGATAGAGGAGTGGATACGCGTTTACGAGAACACCGATGACAAGATCATCCACTACTACGACGAGAAGGGTATAGAGACGCCCAGGAAGATACAGGCGAGGGACCTGGAGGCCCTGATAAGGCTGAAGGACTACCTGAGCGAGCTGAGGGCCAACTTCGGAGAGTTCATAAGCCCTGTCAATGTGCTGAGCGAGATAAGGCCTGGAATGGTGAACGTGATAGATCTGAGCGGAATGGAAGAGGATCAGATGATTACCCTCGCAAGCTTCGTCCTGCGCGGAATTCTCAAGAACCGCATAGACTACGTGAAAGGCGTTAGAACCGGCGATAAGGCCCTCGTGAGGGAGGTTTCCGAAAGGTATCCGGCCCTCACAAGGCCCGTTCTCGTCATAGTCGAGGAGGCCCACATATTCGCGCCGAGGGGCGAGAAGAACCCGGCGACGCTCTGGCTCGGCAAGATAGCGCGCGAGGGCAGAAAGTTCGGAGTCGGCCTCGGCATAGTCTCCCAGAGGCCCAAGAAGCTGGACGACGATATACTCAGCCAGACCAACACCAAGATAATCCTCAAGCTCGTCGAGCCGAACGACCAGCGCTACGTCCAGCAGGCGAGCGAGCAGATAAGCGAGGATCTGCTGAGCGACATTGCCTCCCTCGGCGTTGGTGAGGCTGTCATAGTGGGCTACGCGATAACGATCCCGGCGATGGTGAAGATATACAGCTTCGAGAAGGACATGAAGGGCCACTACGGCGGCGGCGACATCGACATAGTTGCGGAGTGGCTCGGCGGAAGGGACGAGGAGGAAGAGGTAACCGAGGAGGAGGCCATCAACGCCCTCCCGCTGTGA